The Rhabdothermincola sediminis sequence AGCGGGGAGGCTGGCTTGTCGGAGTTGTTCGTCAGGGAGACGTTGATGAGGACGAACTTGGTGCCGGGCTGAGGTGTGTTGAACTGGTTGACCGCCGCAAGGGCCGCGTCGGCATCGAGGTTGGCGGAGTTGACCTTCAAGTCCCAGCCCTTGGCCACGGTCTTGGCCGTGCCGATGGGCACAGGCGTACTGGCGCTCGACTCGCCGCCCCCCTCGCCGTCGCTTGATGCTCCCGTGCCTGCATTGGCGTTTGGGGCGTTGTTGGTCGCGTTGTGGTCGCTTGTCGAGGACTCGCCGAGCGTGGCGAACAGCCCCACACCGATCGCAACTACGGCCAAGCCGTTCCGAAGTCGTGTGCTCACCATTGTCAGTCTCCTTCGCTTGGTTCCCGCGCCTCGAAGGTTCAA is a genomic window containing:
- a CDS encoding DUF4352 domain-containing protein; this translates as MVSTRLRNGLAVVAIGVGLFATLGESSTSDHNATNNAPNANAGTGASSDGEGGGESSASTPVPIGTAKTVAKGWDLKVNSANLDADAALAAVNQFNTPQPGTKFVLINVSLTNNSDKPASPLTNVKMSMLPSSGVAVDSTSCMVSAPDMLDPMAQMQPGATATGNVCFQMKPEDIATSLFLAEPQFTMDKVEDQVFFAIT